The DNA region TTTCGCCGCTGCAGCCTCCTGGGTGGCTGGCGTCATGCGCGAAATGAGCTGCTCGCTGCTCTCCGCGTTTGACGAGTAGTGCCCCACCGCATTCCAGGCAGATGTACTTTGCCCTGCGCGGCGCGGTCAGGGCGCTGACCAGCATTCCCTGATGATCGAGGGCCAGGTTCAAAGTGCTCATGGCTGAACGACCGCCATTTCCGACCTCTGCTGCTCGACAAAGATAAGATCCTTTTTGGCGCGCGTCAGTGCCACGAACTGGACGCAGGCTTCTCCGCGCGCAGCGGCTGCTGTTCGGGCATAGACGGCCGGCATGTTGTCTGGGTAGAGAATGAAGACCCGGTCCGCCTCCTTGCCTTTGGCCCTGTGAATGGTGCTGAACACGACTGGAGCGCCGCCTTTATCACTGAAGAAGTCTGCGATGTATTCGGTCAAATTCGCCAGTCTGTGGTGGCCTTGGCGGACAACCTCGGCGGTGAGGACCTCAAGTGAATCCAGCAGATCGGACCGGACAGCGATCTGCCGTTCGGCGTCGATTTCGTTTGCGGCGCGGCGGCGGATGCGGGCTTCTTCGGCGATCCGGTAGGCACCGAGCTGTTCCTCCCATCCGTTTAGTCCGCCGGCGAACAGCTGCGTGGCCATCTCCAGCAGGTCCCGGCCAATGTCCATGCCGCGGACCACGGCGGGGATTTGCTGCTGCAAGAGGGCCAGACAGTTGCTGACCAGTGGAGCGGTATACCGGCAGATGACCAGGTCGCCGCGCCGCACCCAACGCGGAAGCCAGGCTTCTTTAATGACATGAATTTTCCCTTCTGGGGCTCCAGGGGCCGCTTCGATTTCCGGTGCCAATTGCTGGGCGAGCGCGACGTGCGAGCGGGGGCAGCGGTACGTGACGGAAAGGGGCAGGACCGTGGCTCCGGTCCGCTCAACGATGCGTGCCAGTGAGTCGGCGTCTGCTCCGGTAAAGCCGTAAATGGCCTGACGCTCGTCACCCACGAACAGCCTACGCCCTCCTTCTCGGACGGCTTTCAGCACCAGTTCCAGCTGCACGGCACTCAGGTCCTGCGCCTCGTCCACGAACACAAAGTCATACTTGGGAATATCCAGCTTGAGGACGATCGGCAGGTACAGCATGTCCTCGTAGTCGTAGAGGCCGTGTTCCTGAAAGACGTCGAGTCGCCGGCGCAGCAGCTGGCGGACCTCACGGTGGCACTGCACCTCCAGTCCCTGATCTGCAGGGGCAGTCAGATTGTATTCGACGGCCAGCTGCGCGACCCGCTCTTCAACCTTGGTGTCAGTGAGATTGGCGACTGAGAAGCGCAGCAGTTCCTGGAGATATTTCTCTGCTTGTAGCCATTGCTCGCTCGGCACGGCGAATTCCAGTTTCAATCGGTCGATGCTTTCTTTGATCAGGAGTCTGGATTTCCGGGTGTCAGGATCACGCTTCCCAAGCTGTGAAAACCGGTCCAGTAAGCTCCGGCGGCCGAGCGAGTGGACCGTGCAGGCCCTGACATGTCTGGGGAGCCGCGCCCTGAGTTCGTTGGCGGTGTGGGTATTGAAGGCCAGAAATACCGCATCGAGATCACTCGGTAATTGCTTGGCGATCTCGACCAGGGTCGTGGTCTTGCCTGCGCCTGCTGTAGCGCGGACCACTCCGTCACCGGTACCGCTCCGCACGAAGTCGAAGATGGCCTGCTGATAGTGACTGGGCTGAAACGTGCTCAAGATCTTCGCCTTTGTGGGTGGGAGACAGCTCACCTGTCTATAAGCTCTATACGGGAATGACCGCCGACTTGAACTACTCGCTTAAAGGCAGCGCATTTAACTCCTGCCTGACCTCACGCCACTGCGGAAAGTGGGCATTCAGGATGCTTTGAAACTGCTGGCCATGGGTCTGATCAAGTAAATGAGCCATTTCGTGGAGCACCACGTAATCAAGCATCTCCTTTGGTTTCTTGACCAGTTCGGTGTTGAGGCGGATGTGCCCACGCTCCGGGTTGCAGCTGCCCCAGCGCGTCTTCATGCGCTGCAGGAAATAGCGCTGTACCCTGACCTGAAGAATATCCTCCCACTTGCTGATGAGGGGAGGAACCGCCTCGTAGAGCAGGCTTTTATGCCACCTGTGCATAACTTCAGCACGTTTGGCCACGGAAGTCTCTGGCCTGACAGTCAGGATGATCTGGCTGTGGTCTACTTCGACCTTTGGGCGGCCATCAGCTTCCTGAACGGTCATCAGGTACCGCCTGCCCCACAAGTAATGGGTTTCGCGCTCGGTGAACGCTCTGGCTGACTGCCGGGCCTGCTCATTGAGCGCCTGCTGCTGCTTACGAATCCATTCGAGCTTAGAGATGGCGTAGGCGCGGGCCA from Deinococcus radiophilus includes:
- a CDS encoding UvrD-helicase domain-containing protein; protein product: MSTFQPSHYQQAIFDFVRSGTGDGVVRATAGAGKTTTLVEIAKQLPSDLDAVFLAFNTHTANELRARLPRHVRACTVHSLGRRSLLDRFSQLGKRDPDTRKSRLLIKESIDRLKLEFAVPSEQWLQAEKYLQELLRFSVANLTDTKVEERVAQLAVEYNLTAPADQGLEVQCHREVRQLLRRRLDVFQEHGLYDYEDMLYLPIVLKLDIPKYDFVFVDEAQDLSAVQLELVLKAVREGGRRLFVGDERQAIYGFTGADADSLARIVERTGATVLPLSVTYRCPRSHVALAQQLAPEIEAAPGAPEGKIHVIKEAWLPRWVRRGDLVICRYTAPLVSNCLALLQQQIPAVVRGMDIGRDLLEMATQLFAGGLNGWEEQLGAYRIAEEARIRRRAANEIDAERQIAVRSDLLDSLEVLTAEVVRQGHHRLANLTEYIADFFSDKGGAPVVFSTIHRAKGKEADRVFILYPDNMPAVYARTAAAARGEACVQFVALTRAKKDLIFVEQQRSEMAVVQP
- a CDS encoding M48 family metallopeptidase; translation: MKAGSTQEPVTIGDLEMTLILKDVKNVHLSVHPPDGRITLVAPLGTRSDVARAYAISKLEWIRKQQQALNEQARQSARAFTERETHYLWGRRYLMTVQEADGRPKVEVDHSQIILTVRPETSVAKRAEVMHRWHKSLLYEAVPPLISKWEDILQVRVQRYFLQRMKTRWGSCNPERGHIRLNTELVKKPKEMLDYVVLHEMAHLLDQTHGQQFQSILNAHFPQWREVRQELNALPLSE